TAGAATATGATGAAGAAAATTTACATTCAAAAATACCAATTTTATTTTTGCATGGATTTACCGGAAATTTAAATGATTGGAAATTTCTTGAGGATAAAATCCCACAATATTTTACTCCTATTTTTATTGATTTAATTGGACACGGAAAAACATCATCCCCGAATAATGCCGAATTTTATTCATCAAAATCACAAGTTGCATTTCTTAAAAAATTAATTGATGAACTTAATTTGACTAGAATTATAATTTGCGGATATTCAATGGGCGGAAGACTTGCACTTGATTTTGCTTATGAATTTCCACAAAATATAATTGCTTTGATTTTAGAAAGTACATCTTTTGGAATTCAAGATGAAAAAGATAAATTAGAAAGAATAAAAAATGATTTTCAAATTTCTAAGAAATTAGATGAAATTACGTTAGAAGAATTTTTAGATTTTTGGTTTGAACTTCCGCTATTCAATTCACTAAATAAAATGCCTCAAGAAAAATTATTACAAATAAAAACTGAAAGAATAATATCCAATAATAAAATTGGGTTGAAAAATTCCTTAATTGGGTTCAGCACCGGAAAAATGAAAGATTATTATGCTTTAGCAAATAATTTATCAATGAAAATATTTTTAATTACCGGTGAACTTGATTCAAAATTTACTCAGATTGGAAAATCAATTTTACCAAAATTAGCAAATGGGAAATTAGAAATTATACATGACGTGGGGCACAATACTCATTTAGAAAAGCCGGAAGAATTTCTTAAATTAATTATCAAATTTTTACTAAATATTTTGGACAATAAATGAGTTTTAATTGGAAAAAAGTTAAAGAATATAAAGATATCATTTACGAAAAAAATGAAGGTATTGCAAAAATAACAATTAACAGACCAGAAAAGAGAAATGCATTCCGACCCGAAACAGTTTTGGAAATGTATGATGCATTTTCCGATTCTCGTGAAGATCCCGAAATTGGTGTAATTTTATTAACCGGTTACGGTCCAGCAAAAGATGGGAAATATGCATTTTGCTCCGGCGGTGATCAGAAAATTCGTGGTGATCAAGGTTATGTTGGGGGAGATGGAATTCCAAGATTAAATGTTTTGGATTTACAAAAATTAATTAGGAGTATTCCCAAACCAGTAATAGCATTAGTTGCCGGGTATGCAATTGGCGGTGGTCATGTTTTACATGTTATTTGCGATTTAACAATTGCTGCTGACAATGCTGTATTTGGTCAAACCGGACCAAAAGTTGGAAGTTTTGACGGTGGTTTCGGTTCAAGTTATTTAGCAAGAATTGTGGGACAAAAAAAAGCCAGAGAAATTTGGTATTTGTGTAAACAATACAACGCAGAAGAAGCAGAAAAAATGGGACTCGTAAATAAAGTTGTTCCGGTTGAAAAATTAGAAGAGGAAGGAATTGCTTGGGCTAAACAAATTTTGGAACATAGTCCGCTTTCAATTCGATTATTAAAATCTGCATTCAATGCAGAATTAGATGGACAAGCTGGCATTCAAGAATTAGCTGGAAATGCAACACTGCTTTATTATATGAGTGAAGAAGCTCAAGAAGGTAAAAAAGCATATAACGAAAAAAGAAAACCGGATTTTAAAAAATTTCCACGAGTGCCTTAAGGTATGACTGAATCAATAAAAGCATTAACGAAATTAGATACTTGGATTTTAGCAAGTCGTCCTAAAACTTTACCGGCTGCTGTTGTACCGGTTTTAATTGGAACCTCAATAGTTTCATTTGAAACAAAAGTAAATTTTCTTGCTTCTGCTGTTGCATTAATTTGTGCTGTATTAATTCAAATAGGTACAAACTTTGTAAATGATTTGTATGATTATTTATCTGGCGCTGACAATGAAACAAGAAAAGGTCCGCTAAGAGTTTTAGCTTCCGGTTTAATTACAGTTAGTGAAATGAAATTTGCAATCTTTCTTGTTTTTCTAACAACTTTTATTTTAGGATTGTATTTAGTTTACATTTCAACGTGGATAACTTTGCTTATTGGAATTCTTTCAATATTTGCAGGAATTGCTTACACTGCCGGTCCATATCCGCTTGCTTACAATGGATTGGGCGATGTTTTTGTTTTTCTATTTTTTGGAGTTGTTGGCACAGTTGGTACTTATTACGTTCAAGTTGTTGAAATTTCAGCTATGGCAATTTGGGCTTCAATTCCGGTTGGAGCATTAATTACAAATATTCTTGTCGTAAATAATTACAGAGATATTGATGAAGATAAAGAAGTTGGTAAAAATACACTTGCAGTTAAAATGGGAAGACGTTTTACACAATACCAGTATTTGGTTTTCATGATTTTGTCATATTTAATTTTGTTTGTTGTTTACTTCACATACAATCAAAGATTGTTTGTTTTTCTTCCTTTGTTAACTTTACCATTATCAATAAAATTAATTAGAATGATTTTTTCATACACTGGTAAAGAGCTTAATAAAACATTGGAATTAACTGCAAAACTTTCTGCATTTTACGGATTTCTTTTCGCAATTGGAATACTTTTATAAATTATTTTCAGATTTAACTTTAAAAGTAATTCATCTGATTTTGTTACTTTTCACTTAATTAAAAATTTTAATTTCATGAAAATAAAATCGCAAAATAATTTTTGGTTAATACAGCAATTCAAAAAAAATCCTGAAACTATTTTTATTAAGAATAATTCAAGCGAATTTACATTTTCTCAAGTTTTTGAATTATCAAAAATGACTTCACAATATTTTGTTAAAAAAGGAATTAAAAATGGTAATCACGTTGCAATAATTTCTGAAAATAATTTGGATTTTATTATTACTGTAAATGCACTTTGGTTTGTTGGCGCAATTCCGATTTTGATAAATAACAGACTTAAAGAAAATGAAATAATAAATTTATTGAAACATTCAGATTCAGATTTTTTAATAATTATTGGGAAAAAATTTAATTCATTGTTGATTGAGAAAATAAACAAGATATATTTTCATTTAGACAAATTAAAATCTCCAAATAACTTTAATGATTTTGTAAAATTAGATGTAAATAAAACGGCGGTAATGATTTATTCATCCGGTTCAACCGGAAATCCGAAATTAGTTCAAATCACGTTTAAAAATTTATTTTCAAGTTTTACTTCTGCTGATAAATTAATTAAACATTCTCCAAATGATATTTGGCTTGCTTCGCTTCCGTTTTTTCACATCGGCGGATTTTCAATTTTTACGCGCGCAATTTTATCTGGCTCAATTTTGGCAATTCCAAAATCACTAAAAGAAAATGATTTGTTTGATGCAATTAAAAAATTCAAACCGACTTTAATATCATTAGTTCCAACAATGCTTAAACGAATTTTAGAAAATCAAAAGCGAAAATTAGAAAGTATTAGAATTGCATTTATTGGCGGAGGTCCATCAACGCAAAAATTAATATCTGATTCAATAAAAAATAATTTTCCAATTTGTACAGTTTACGGTTCCACTGAAACCTCATCAATGGTAACTTTTGCTGATTTTAATAATTTAAAAAAACATGGAATTTCTGCGGGAATTACTTTTCCAAATGTTGAACTAAAAATTATAAACAAAAATTATAAAAAAATTACCAATGGAAAAGTTGGTGAAATTGTAATTACATCGGATTCTATTGCTTTATCTTACTATAAGAATGAAAAGATTAATAATTTGAAAATTGGAAAATTCTTCACAAACGATTTAGGGAAAATTGATGAAAATGGAAATCTGCAAGTTTTAGGAAGAAAAGATGATATTGTAATTTCCGGCGGAGAAAATATTTCATTAAATGAAATTAGAAATTTACTTTTAGAAAAATTTAAATATGAATTTGAAACTTTAAAAATTGCCGATGAAAATTGGGGAGAATCTTATTTTCTAATTATTGAAGCTAAAAAATCAATAAAAATTAAAAATGAAATAACTCAATATTTGAGAAAAAATATTGCATCGTATAAACTTCCAAAAGAAATATTATTTGTAAATAAATTTCCAAGAACCGAATTGGGAAAAATTAAAAAAAGTGATTTAGTAAAAATATTAAATTAGATGTTCTTTAAGAATTTGTCTTAAATCGTTTGGCAAATCCGTCTTTTTAAAATCTGATTTTTTAACAAAAACATGAGTGGTTTTAACTTCTGCAGAAATTTTATCATTTACAATTAAATCATATTTTAATGTAAATGATGTTATGCCGATTTCATCAACGTAAATTCCACAAATTATTTTATCTCCAAATTTTACCGGAGACTTAAACTCGGCATTTGTTTTTATAATAGGAATAACAAATTCATCATCAAGAAAAAAATTTCTTTTCAAATTTAAACTAGCAAAAAATTGTTCGTATGCAAAGTGTGCTATTTTAAGATAGTTGGCAAAAAATACAATTCCTCCCGGATCCGTATCAGAAAACATCACTTTGTATTCAACGCTGAACATTTACGCTCTTTAATCTCTACTTATCGAAAAAAATATTAGTTATATTTCAATCCAAAATTAGTATTTATTTATAATGTTAGAAAGGTTTTTTTGTGGATTTATTACTTATAATTGTCTCAGTTTTTCTCGGAACATTCATTTTATTTCAATTATTTATTTATTTAAAATCAAAAAAAAGTGTTGGCAATCAAATTCCATTTAGTGAAATTAATTCTGAAGTTGCAGAAAAAATAAAAAACAAAAAAAGTATTTTGTATTTTCATTCGCCTACATGTTACAATTGCAAAACTCAAACTCCAATTATAGAAAAATTGAAAAAGGAATTCGATTCAATTTTTTCAATTGATATTAGCAAGGATTTACAAACTGCAAAGGCATTCGGAATTATGGGAACTCCATCTCTAATATTTCTGGGAACAAAAACAATTGAAGG
The nucleotide sequence above comes from Ignavibacteriota bacterium. Encoded proteins:
- the menH gene encoding 2-succinyl-6-hydroxy-2,4-cyclohexadiene-1-carboxylate synthase → MILKIDNLEFNLEYDEENLHSKIPILFLHGFTGNLNDWKFLEDKIPQYFTPIFIDLIGHGKTSSPNNAEFYSSKSQVAFLKKLIDELNLTRIIICGYSMGGRLALDFAYEFPQNIIALILESTSFGIQDEKDKLERIKNDFQISKKLDEITLEEFLDFWFELPLFNSLNKMPQEKLLQIKTERIISNNKIGLKNSLIGFSTGKMKDYYALANNLSMKIFLITGELDSKFTQIGKSILPKLANGKLEIIHDVGHNTHLEKPEEFLKLIIKFLLNILDNK
- the menB gene encoding 1,4-dihydroxy-2-naphthoyl-CoA synthase; amino-acid sequence: MSFNWKKVKEYKDIIYEKNEGIAKITINRPEKRNAFRPETVLEMYDAFSDSREDPEIGVILLTGYGPAKDGKYAFCSGGDQKIRGDQGYVGGDGIPRLNVLDLQKLIRSIPKPVIALVAGYAIGGGHVLHVICDLTIAADNAVFGQTGPKVGSFDGGFGSSYLARIVGQKKAREIWYLCKQYNAEEAEKMGLVNKVVPVEKLEEEGIAWAKQILEHSPLSIRLLKSAFNAELDGQAGIQELAGNATLLYYMSEEAQEGKKAYNEKRKPDFKKFPRVP
- a CDS encoding 1,4-dihydroxy-2-naphthoate polyprenyltransferase — encoded protein: MTESIKALTKLDTWILASRPKTLPAAVVPVLIGTSIVSFETKVNFLASAVALICAVLIQIGTNFVNDLYDYLSGADNETRKGPLRVLASGLITVSEMKFAIFLVFLTTFILGLYLVYISTWITLLIGILSIFAGIAYTAGPYPLAYNGLGDVFVFLFFGVVGTVGTYYVQVVEISAMAIWASIPVGALITNILVVNNYRDIDEDKEVGKNTLAVKMGRRFTQYQYLVFMILSYLILFVVYFTYNQRLFVFLPLLTLPLSIKLIRMIFSYTGKELNKTLELTAKLSAFYGFLFAIGILL
- a CDS encoding acyl--CoA ligase: MKIKSQNNFWLIQQFKKNPETIFIKNNSSEFTFSQVFELSKMTSQYFVKKGIKNGNHVAIISENNLDFIITVNALWFVGAIPILINNRLKENEIINLLKHSDSDFLIIIGKKFNSLLIEKINKIYFHLDKLKSPNNFNDFVKLDVNKTAVMIYSSGSTGNPKLVQITFKNLFSSFTSADKLIKHSPNDIWLASLPFFHIGGFSIFTRAILSGSILAIPKSLKENDLFDAIKKFKPTLISLVPTMLKRILENQKRKLESIRIAFIGGGPSTQKLISDSIKNNFPICTVYGSTETSSMVTFADFNNLKKHGISAGITFPNVELKIINKNYKKITNGKVGEIVITSDSIALSYYKNEKINNLKIGKFFTNDLGKIDENGNLQVLGRKDDIVISGGENISLNEIRNLLLEKFKYEFETLKIADENWGESYFLIIEAKKSIKIKNEITQYLRKNIASYKLPKEILFVNKFPRTELGKIKKSDLVKILN
- a CDS encoding acyl-CoA thioesterase, which codes for MFSVEYKVMFSDTDPGGIVFFANYLKIAHFAYEQFFASLNLKRNFFLDDEFVIPIIKTNAEFKSPVKFGDKIICGIYVDEIGITSFTLKYDLIVNDKISAEVKTTHVFVKKSDFKKTDLPNDLRQILKEHLI
- a CDS encoding thioredoxin family protein, whose protein sequence is MDLLLIIVSVFLGTFILFQLFIYLKSKKSVGNQIPFSEINSEVAEKIKNKKSILYFHSPTCYNCKTQTPIIEKLKKEFDSIFSIDISKDLQTAKAFGIMGTPSLIFLGTKTIEGFYVGVKNEKFILEKLQSLS